GCGTTCCCGGCGAAGGTGAATGCGACAGGCGTCGCTTCTGCCAATAGCGATGCCGCAGCGGCAACCCACAGCAATGCGGCGTTAGCTGCAAGCCCAATGGGATCCGTGCCAGCGGTAACAAATAGCGATACGGCGTTAACCGCAAGCCCGCCGCAAACTGCGCCTTTGGCAGCGGACAGCGATGCGGTGTTAAATGAAAGCGCTGCGCCAGCGGCAGATGCCGGGGTGAATCAAAGCGCGCCAGCACAAACGGCTGAAGAGACTATTCAGCCGCAGCCTCAACAGGGGGCGGCCGGCAGCACGCCGGCGGAGGCATCCGGCTCTGCGACCGCCGCGCAGACGGACGGTGAAGAGGTGAAGCAGGATCGGGTCATTACCCTGGTATTACAGGCGATCCGCGCACATCAGCTGACTTCGCTCTCCAGTGAATGTCTGGGTATGAGCTTCGTCGATGACAGCGACGATCCGGCTAACTACCTGATTGACGTGCGGGAGAACCGTAACTACCCCGCCTGCGGCGGCGATCCGGAAACCGCGCCGCATCTGTTTTTCTTTAAGGCCGGTAAAAAGGATGGCGCCCTGCAGACCGATGCCGGAGTCGAGCCTGACGATTTTTATCCGCTGGAAGACAGCGCGCAGCCTGCCGTCGCCGCGCTGACGGCGGCCGATTTCGTCATCCAGGTCAACAGCACTTCGCTGGCCTTAGGCCAGCCGTGGAACGAGGATGTGATGATGAGCCTACCGCCGGAACGCGCGCAGGCCACGCAAAATCAGGCGCAGGATGCGGATGCCCCTTATCGCTATTATCAGCATCGCTATGACGTGCTGGCGCTGACGGTTTCCAACGAAGGCTGGGATCGGCAGCAACGCAGCGCCGACGATAGCTATCTGGGACAGATTACGCTGCTCGACGCCACGCTGGAGACGCATCGCGGCGCGCGCGTCGGTATGACGGTCGCCGAACTGGAGCAGAAATATGGCCCTGGCGAAGCGGATGAGCGCAACGGCGAAAGCTGGCTCAGCTGGCAGCAGGATGACAAAGTCATCGCCGCGCGCATCGGCAATGGCCTGGTGACGCAGATAACGCTAAGCCAGCTGCAGCACGCGGCAGACGCGCAGGGATAAGCGCGCGCATAAACGGCCTGCCCGGGCGGCGGAAAAAGTTAGCGGGAAAGCGCACAGCGCGCGCGATTTCGGCCTGCTTTTTTTATGTACTTAAGGTAAGCTATGCGGCCTCATTGTCTGACTTTTCAACATTGTTATATGGGGCCGGCGCCAATGTAGACCACTACGCTTTTTCGCAGCGTTCACCCGGCAGCACAGCGTGCCGCAGGTGAGCTGCATGGTTCTGGCTCCGGGCCTGTCAGTGGGCCCTCATGAATTAACGGCTGTGTCGCCTGCTATTACGCCGCGCCACAGCATTAACAGAAGAACTCCGATGTCTAATACCCCATTTTTGCAAGAAGTGTCGCGTCGTCGCACCTTTGCCATTATTTCTCACCCCGACGCCGGTAAGACCACCATTACTGAAAAAGTCCTGCTGTTCGGACAGGCGATCCAGACCGCCGGTACGGTAAAAGGCCGCGGCTCCAACCAGCATGCCAAATCGGACTGGATGGAGATGGAAAAACAGCGTGGTATCTCCATCACTACCTCGGTTATGCAGTTCCCGTACCGCGACAGCCTGGTGAACCTGCTGGATACCCCCGGACACGAAGACTTCTCCGAGGATACCTACCGCACCCTGACCGCCGTGGACTGCTGTCTGATGGTGATCGATGCGGCGAAAGGCGTTGAGGATCGTACCCGTAAGCTGATGGAAGTGACCCGTCTGCGCGATACGCCGATCCTGACCTTTATGAACAAGCTGGACCGCGACATCCGCGATCCGATGGAATTGCTGGACGAAGTTGAAAGCGAGCTGAAGATCGCCTGCGCGCCGATCACCTGGCCTATCGGCTGCGGCAAGCTGTTTAAGGGCGTTTACCATCTTTATAACGATGAAACCTACCTGTACCAGTCCGGTAAGGGCCATACCATTCAGGATGTGCGTATCGTTAAAGGGCTGGACAACCCGGAACTGGATCAGGCGGTTGGTGAGGATCTGGCGGCGCAGCTGCGCGATGAGCTGGAGCTGGTCAAGGGCGCCTCGCACGAGTTCGAGCAGGAAGCCTTCCTGCAGGGCGAGCTGACGCCGGTCTTCTTCGGCACCGCGCTGGGCAACTTCGGCGTTGACCATATGCTCGACGGGCTGGTCTCCTGGGCGCCGGCACCGATGCCGCGTCAGAGCGATACCCGCACCGTTGAAGCCAGCGAAGAGAAGTTTTCCGGCTTCGTGTTTAAGATCCAGGCCAACATGGATCCGAAACACCGTGACCGCGTCGCCTTTATGCGCGTGGTCTCCGGCAAGTATGAAAAGGGCATGAAGCTGCGCCAGGTCCGCATCGGTAAAGATGTGGTTATCTCTGACGCGCTGACCTTTATGGCGGGCGACCGTTCGCACGTGGAAGAAGCCTATCCTGGCGATATTATCGGCCTGCATAACCACGGCACCATTCAGATCGGCGATACCTTTACCCAGGGCGAAAACATGAAGTTCACCGGCATCCCGAACTTCGCGCCGGAGCTGTTCCGCCGGATTCGCCTGCGCGATCCGCTGAAGCAGAAGCAATTGCTGAAAGGGCTGGTGCAGCTGTCGGAAGAGGGCGCGGTGCAGGTGTTCCGTCCGCTCTCCAATAACGATCTGATCGTCGGCGCTGTCGGCGTGCTGCAGTTCGATGTGGTCGTGGCGCGCCTGAAAAGCGAGTACAACGTGGAAGCGATCTATGAATCGGTTAACGTGTCGACCGCGCGCTGGGTAGAGTGCAGCGATGTGAAGAAGTTCGACGAATTCCAGCGTAAGAACGAGATTAACCTGGCGCTGGACGGCGGCGATAACCTGACTTACATCGCGCCGACCATGGTTAACCTGAACCTGACGCAGGAGCGTTATCCTGACGTGGTGTTCCGCAAAACGCGCGAACACTAAAAGAGGAGGCGCCCTGTCGCGGCGCGCCTTTTCGACCCCGCGGAGCCAGCCTTGCGCTCTGCGGGCGTCATTTCAGTACCACCGCACGCTGTGCTTTCCCGCTTACAGACTCCTCTTAAAAACACTGTAAAAACGCCTTCTCTCCTGTTTTTTAACCAGAAAAGCGAGACGAATGGCGATCCTTGTCTATGCTTAGTTTGTCGGACGCAAAAAGCGGCGGTGTCATCACCCCAGCGTCTTTTCGGCGGCAGCGCGGTTTGTTGTCGCCACGCTTACGGTTGTGAGTGGAATAACGGATAGAAGGAAGATATCGATGAACAAGACTAAGATTGCTAAGACTCTGATGGCTGTGATGGTGGGTTCTGCACTGCTGAGCGGTTCTGCGCTGGCGGATGAATCTGTATCACAGAAAACGCAGAATACGGCGGATAGCGCAGGGTCCAAAATCGATAGCTCTATGAAAAAAGTCGATGGTTTTATGGATGACAGCGGCATCACCGCCAAAGCGAAAGCGGCGCTGGTGGATGACGAAACGATTAAAAGCACGGATATCTCCGTTGAGACCGAGAAGGGTGTGGTTACCCTGAGCGGTTTTGTCGCTTCCCAGGATCAGGCTGAAAAAGCTGTGGCCGTGGTGAAGAAAGTGGAGGGTGTGAAATCCGTCAACGATAAACTACACGTTAAAGACAGCGAAAAACAGTCAGTTAGCGGTTATGCAGGTGATGCTGCAACAACCAGCGAAATTAAAGCTAAGCTATTAGCGGATGATATTGTGCCGTCCCGTAAAATCAAAGTTGAAACCACTAATGGTGTGGTCCAGCTTTCTGGTGCGGTAGAAAATCAGGCACAGTCTGAACGTGCCGAAAGTATCGCCAAAGCGATTGAAGGCGTGAAAAGCGTTAAAAACGACCTGCAGGTCAAAAAATAATGCTTTTCCGGCGCGGCTCTGACGGGCCGCGTCGTTGCTATCCCGTAAAAGAAGAATATTCACGGGGATTAACCCCCTGAATTTGCTGAGTAAGCAGTTCGATTTTCACTATGGTAAAGGAGAGGCTTATGTTTCGTTGGGGTATTATATTTCTGGTAATCGCACTGATCGCAGCGGCATTAGGCTTCGGCGGTCTGGCTGGTACGGCCGCATGGGCAGCTAAGATTGTCTTCGTGGTTGGTATTATCCTGTTCCTCGTCAGCCTGTTTACCGGACGTAAACGTCCCTAGGTAAGCATGCCCTCGACGCTGAACAGACAGATTCAGTGAACTTAGCGGAGGCCAGTCATGAATAGCGACATCGTTGCAGGCAAATGGAAACAATGGAAAGGCCAGATGGCGCTGATGTGGGCGGAATGGTTTGACAGCGATGACGCCTGGATGTCGGGAAATAATGACTGGCTCTCCGGAATTTTGCAGGAAGACTACGGCAGGGAGCAGTACGAGGCGACCCCCGAAAAAGACCCACGCTGAGCCATCCCGTGGGAACACGTATTCCGGTAACGCCTGGCAATATTGAGGCGTTAGCGCAACGCCCTTTTAACCCTGGCAAACTGGCGCTGGTGTGCGAAGGGGGCGGTCAACGCGGTATCTTTACCGCCGGCGTGCTGGACGCGTTCCAGCGAGCCCGCTTCAATCCCTTTCAACTCTATTTAGGCACCTCTGCCGGCGCGCAAAACCTCTCTGCGTTTGTCTGCGGCCAGCCGGGCTACGCCCGACGCGTCATCACGCGTTATACCACCAGTAAACTCTTTTTCGATCCGCTGCGTTTTGCGCGCGGCGGGCACCTTATCGATCTCGACTGGCTGACCGCCATCACCAGCCAGGAGCTGCCGCTGGCGATGACTCAGGCGGAACAATTGCTGGCTGACGGCAGAGAGTTCTATATGTGCGCCTGCCGCAGCGATGATTATAGTGCCCGCTACTTCGCTCCCGATAGCGCCAACTGGCTGGAGATCATTAAAGCCTCCAGCGCCATTCCCGGCTTTTACCGCAGCGGTATCGCGCTGGAAGAGGGCAGCTATCTCGACGGCGGCATTACCGACGCGATCCCGGTGCGTGAGGCAGCGCGGCGCGGCGCCGATACCATCGTAGTGATCCGCACTGTGCCTTCGCAGATGTTCTATACGCCGGGCTGGATTAAACGTATGGAGCGCTGGTTTACCGGCAGCCCGTGGGTAAACCTGCTGCAGCAGCATGAAAAAAGCTATCATGAGATTCAGCAGTTTATTGAACAGCCGCCCGGCGACCTGCGCATTATTGAAATCTATCCGCCGCATCCGCTGGCCAGTAGCGCGCTGGGCAGCCGCCTGCGTGCGCTGAATCAGGATTACCATCTGGGCCGACGCTGCGGGCGCTATTTTCTCGCCACGCTGGGGCAGTGGCTGAACCCGGGCGATGCGCTGGCAAGCCCGGTAATCATTACTCCGCCGGCGCCGGTGGCGAATGAGCCGGCTCACCTGCCGATCAGCCTGAATGAGGTCGTGAACAAAAATGCGGAGAATGACGCCGATTATGACAAAGGATCGCTGGCATGAGGTTTATTGATACCCACTGTCATTTTGATTTTCCGCCCTTTAGCGGAAATGAGACGGAAAGCCTGGCGCTGGCGGCGCAGGCGGGCGTAGAGCGGATTATCGTGCCGGCGATTGACGCCACGCGCTTTGCGCGCGTTTTGCAGTTAAGCCGCCAGCATCCGCCGCTTTACGCCGCGCTCGGCCTGCATCCGATTGTCATTGCGCAGCACAGTGAGGCGTCGCTGGAACAGCTGGAGCAATGCCTGCGCCAGCGGCCGGAAAAGCTGGTGGCGATCGGCGAGATCGGTCTCGATCTGTATATGACGGATCCCTGTTTCGATCGGCAGCAGCACTTTCTTGATGCGCAGCTGCGGCTGGCGCGTGATTACGATCTGCCGGTGATCCTGCATTCGCGCCGCACGCACGATAAGCTGGCGATGCATCTGCGCCGTCTGGAGGTGCCGCGTCGCGGCGTGGTGCATGGCTTTGCCGGCAGCCTGCAGCAGGCGCAGGCATTTATCGCCGCCGGTTATGCTATCGGCGTCGGCGGTACCATTACCTACCCGCGCGCCAGTAAGACGCGCGAAACCATCGCCCGGCTGCCGCTCTCCGCGCTGCTGCTGGAGACCGATGCGCCTGATATGCCGCTGAACGGTTTTCAGGGCGAGCCGAACCGTCCTGAACGGGTGCGAAACGTATGGCAGACGCTGTGTGAACTGCGTGATGAAGCGCCAGAAGAGATCGCCGGCATCCTCGCTGCCAATAGCGAGCGGCTGTTCCGCCTGCGCTAAAGGATCGACAGCCGCGTCAGGGATCAACAGGGCAAATGTGATAATTCTCACATTTGCCCTTCTGCGTTATGATAGGCGCAGAAAGCGGTTCCGGTTGCGGCCTGTTGCGCTTTTGTGTGACTTAAATCACATTAAATGTAAATCTGACGGTAACGTTTCTTAATTAATTGTGAGATTCCGCACAACAACGGGTCAGCGCGTGGTGTTAAAATCGTAACATCAAAGCGAAACAGCATCGCTGGCAAGGTGAGATGGATCTCAACCCTCTTCATGGAACCAAGACCGCGCGTTGAGCCTTCCGCTGGCGGAAGCTCACTGAATTTGTCTGGAGAGCATTATGACTGATGTAACCGCTGCCGCGCTGCGTGCGCTGAAACTGATGGACCTGACCACCCTTAACGATGATGACACCGATGCGAAAGTGATCGCGCTGTGCCATCAGGCGAAATCTCCGGCGGGCAATACGGCCGCAATCTGTATCTATCCGCGTTTTATTCCGGTGGCGCGTAAAGCGCTGCGCGAGCAGGGCACGCCTGATATCCGTATTGCGACCGTCACCAACTTCCCGCACGGCAACGAGGATATCGATATCGCGCTGGCGGAAACCCGTGCGGCGATCGCCTACGGCGCCGACGAAGTAGACGTGGTGTTTCCTTACCGCGCGCTGATGGCAGGCGACGCCGATACGGGCTTTAAGCTGGTGAAAGCGTGCAAAGACGCCTGCGCGGCGGCAAATGTACTGCTGAAAGTGATTATTGAAACCGGCGAGCTGAAAGAGGAAGCGCTGATCCGCCAGGCCTCTGAAATCGCTATCGATGCAGGCGCCGACTTTATCAAAACCTCTACCGGCAAAGTGCCGGTCAACGCCACGCCGGACGTGGCGAAAATCATGATGGAAGTGATCCGCGATAAGGGCGTGAAAGATCGCGTTGGCTTTAAGCCTGCCGGCGGCGTGCGCACTGCGGAAGATGCCGCGCTCTATCTGCAGCTGGCCGACGATATTCTGGGCAGCGACTGGGCAGACGCACGTCACTTCCGTTTCGGCGCCTCCAGCCTGCTGGCCAGCCTGTTAAATGCGGCAGGCTACCAGAGCGCGCGCAGCACCAGCAGCTACTGATTTTCCTTTCAAAACAGCGGGTGCCCGCCGCCCGCTGAATATATCCGTTCTGGATCGGGACACCAGGCCTGACAGCGATCCGTTAAACAGGGGGTTGCCTTGTTTCTACCACAAGAAATAATTCGAAAAAAACGTGATGGACACGCGCTGAGCGAAGAAGAGATCCGCTTCTTTATCAACGGCGTGCGTGATAACTCCGTGTCGGAAGGTCAAATTGCCGCGCTGGCGATGACCATCTTTTTCCACGACATGACCCTGCCGGAACGGGTGGCGCTGACCATGGCGATGCGCGATTCCGGCACGGTACTGAACTGGCAGGCGCTGAACCTGAACGGGCCGGTGGTGGATAAACACTCCACCGGCGGCGTGGGTGATGTTACCTCGCTGATGCTGGGTCCGATGGTGGCCGCCTGCGGCGGCTATGTGCCGATGATCTCCGGCCGCGGGCTGGGTCATACCGGTGGCACACTCGACAAGCTGGAGGCGATACCCGGCTTCGATATTTTCCCCAGCGATGCGCGTTTCCGCGAGATGATTAAGCAGAACGGCGTCGCTATCATTGGCCAGACTAACTCACTGGCGCCGGCGGATAAGCGTTTTTACGCCACGCGCGACATTACCGCCACCGTCGATTCGATTCCGTTGATCACCGCCTCGATCCTGGCGAAGAAGCTGGCCGAAGGGCTGGATGCGCTGGTGATGGATGTCAAAGTGGGATCGGGCGCCTTTATGCCGACCTTTGCGCTTTCCGAACAGCTGGCGCAGGCGATCGTCGGCGTCGCCAACGGCGCGGGCTGCAAAACCACCGCGCTGCTGACCGATATGAATCAGGTGCTGGCCTCCAGCGCCGGCAATGCGCTGGAAGTGCGCGAAGCAGTGCTGTTCCTGACCGGCAGCTACCGCAATCCGCGCCTGCTGGAGGTGACGATGGCGCTGTGCAGCGAAATGCTGCTCTCCGGCGGGCTGGCAAAAGATGACGCCGAGGCGCGGCAGAAGCTGCAGCAGGTGCTGGATAACGGCCGCGCGGCGGAGGTCTTCGCCCGCATGGTTGCTGCACAAAGCGGCCCGAACGATTTTATTGAACAGATGGACCGCTATCTGCCGGCGCCGATGCTGAGCAAAGCGGTCTACGCCGACGCGCCCGGTATCGTCACCGCGATGGATACGCGTGCGCTCGGTATGGCGGTGGTGGCGTTAGGCGGCGGCCGTCGCCGCGCCAGCGATGCTATCGATTACAGCGTCGGCTTCAGCGAGATGGCGCAGCTGGGCGATCGCGCGGACAGCCAACGTCCGCTGGCGGTGATCCACGCCGACAGCGAGGAGCGCTGGCAGGAAGCGGCGCAGGCGGTGAAAGCCGCCATTACGCTCGGCGCTGAGCCGCCGGCCGCGACGCCGGTTATCTATCGTCGTATCAGCTAAAAGCTTCGGCGGCGACAGCGCGGAAGGCGCAGGGCGCTAACGACGCTGAGTGAAAGGGCGCGACGGGCGCGACGGGCGCACCTGCCGCTTGAAGTCGGGCCGGGATAGGCGTCATACTGTTCTGATCGCTTTTTTATTTTCTCATCGCGCTAAGGCGCAGGAGAGTAACATGAAACGTGTATTTATCATGGTGCTGGACTCCTTCGGGATTGGTGCCAGTAAAGACGCCGAAAAATTCGGCGATGCCGGTTCAGACACGCTGGGCCATATCGCTAAAGCCTGCTTCAACGGCGAGGCGGACGAAGGGCGCAAAGGCCCGCTGCATCTGCCGAACCTGACGGCGTTAGGGCTGGGGAAAGCGGCGGAAGCCTCTACCGGCACCTTCCCGCCGGGCCTGGATCCGAACGCGGAAATTATCGGCGCTTACGCCTATGCCAGTGAACTCTCTTCAGGCAAAGATACGCCGTCAGGCCACTGGGAAATCGCCGGCGTGCCTGTGCTGTTTGACTGGGGTTACTTCAGCGACACTGAAAACAGTTTCCCGCAGGCGCTGCTGGATAAGCTGGTTGAGCGCGCCGATCTGCCGGGCTATCTCGGCAACTGCCACTCTTCCGGCACGGTGATCCTCGATAAGCTCGGCGAAGAGCATATGAAAACCGGCAAGCCGATTTTCTATACCTCCGCCGACTCGGTCTTCCAGATCGCCTGCCACGAAGAGACCTTCGGCCTGCAGCGCCTGTATGACCTGTGCGAAATCGCCCGTGAAGAGCTGGATAAAGGCGACTACAACATTGGCCGCGTGATCGCGCGTCCGTTTGTGGGCGATAAAGCGGGCAACTTCCAGCGCACCGGCAACCGTCACGACCTGGCGGTTGAGCCGCCGTCGCCGACTATCCTGAAAAAGCTGGTGGAAGAGAAGCAGGGCAACGTGATCTCGGTAGGTAAAATCGCCGATATCTACGCCCATGTCGGCATCACCAAAAAAGTGAAGGCGACCGGGCTGGATGCCTTGTTCGATGCGACGGTAAAAGAGATGGCGGAAGCGCCGGACAATGCCATCGTCTTCACTAACTTCGTCGATTTTGACTCCACCTGGGGTCACCGTCGCGACGTGGCCGGTTACGCCGGCGGTCTGGAGCTGTTCGATCGCCGTCTGCCGGAGCTGATGGCGCTGGTGAAAGAGGGCGATATCCTGATCCTCACCGCCGACCACGGCTGCGATCCGACCTGGCACGGTACCGATCATACCCGCGAGCATATCCCGGTGCTGATCTACGGACCGGGCGTCAAACCGGGCTCCCTCGGCTATCGCGAAACCTTCGCGGATATCGGGCAAACGGTGGCGAAATACTTCGGCCTGTCCGATATGGAATATGGCAAAAGCATGCTGTAATACGCGGCTTTCACTTTAACGCCAGCCTGCGCGCTGGCGTGTTTCATTTTTTCAAGGAATAACGACAATGGCTACGCCTCATATTAATGCTGAAATGGGTGATTTCGCGGACGTGGTTCTGATGCCCGGCGATCCGCTGCGCGCTAAGCATATCGCCGAAACCTTTCTGGAAGACGCGGTAGAAGTGAACAATGTACGCGGCATGCTCGGCTATACCGGCACCTATAAAGGCCGCCGCATCTCCGTGATGGGCCACGGCATGGGCATTCCTTCCTGCTCCATCTATGCGAAAGAGCTGATCACTGAATTTGGCGTGAAGAAGATCATTCGCGTCGGCTCCTGCGGCGCGGTGCGCGCGGATGTGAAACTGCGCGACGTCGTTATCGGCATGGGCGCCTGCACCGATTCTAAAGTGAACCGTATGCGCTTTAAGGATCACGATTTCGCGGCGATCGCCGATTTCGAAATGGTGCGCAACGCGGCGGATGCGGCGAAAGCGCTGGGTATCGAAGCGCGCGTCGGCAACATCTTCTCTGCTGACCTGTTCTATACGCCAGATCCGCACATGTTCGACGTCATGGAAAAATATGGCATCCTCGGCGTAGAGATGGAAGCGGCGGGCATCTATGGCGTGGCGGCGGAATTCGGCGCGAAAGCGTTGACCATCTGCACCGTTTCCGACCATATTCGCACCCACGAGCAGACCACGGCGGCCGAGCGCCAGACCACCTTCAGCGATATGATCAAAATCGCGCTGGAGTCGGTGCTGCTGGGCGATAACGCCTGATAACCCCACCGGACGAGCGTTGCTCGTCCGGTTCTCCTCACGGCGTTTCGCCGCGATTATTCCCGTGTAACCTTTTTCACTACGGCTTTTCCGCCGCGGGCGCCTCATCCTGCTCGTCGTTATCCTCTTTTACCGGCGTGCTGGCGGTTAGCAGGAAGGGCGACTGCTGCCAGCGGGTACGGCGATCGCGCAGCAGCGTGCGGGTGAGAATAATGCCGATAGCCAGCGCCAGCAGCATCATCAGACGCAGGATGTTGGTGGTGTTGTCCACCTGTTTGGCCTCGGTAACCAGCACATGGGTATCGAGCGTCACACGCAGAAAGCCTTGGGGACCGTCGCTGTTATCGAGCGACTGCACCAGTTGATGGTTGAAATAGCTGCCCGCACGTTTGCCATCCAGCGCCAGGCGATCGCGTACGCTGATGCCTTCGCCGCTGCGCGCCACCAGCGAGCCTTCGCTGTCGTAAACCGAGGCGTCGAGAATGCGGCTGTTTTCCGTCATCTGTTTCAGGATGGCGGCAATTTGCGAGCGGTTTTCATCCTCATTATCCATCAGCGGCGTCAGCGTAAAGGCGACCTGACGGGTCAGGGTACGCGCCAGATCTTCAACCTGCCCGGAGCGCGCCATCTGGTGCCCGAGGCTGAACCAGGAGGCGCCCTGCATCAGCACCACCAGCAGTGTAAGACAGATCAGCACGATAACCGTGCGGTGCAGACGAAATTTGAGCCGGGATTTAGCCATTTCCAACCTTGCTTCCTGAACAACAGAGGGGAGTCTGTTTTTGCGACTTTATGTTGCCAGAAGCGCGGCTGACAGGGTAGCCTCTTGCGAGGTTTTCTCTACAGGCTGTGGCCCGGCAAGGATGTCAACAGAACGTCCTGGATGGCGGCAGCCGATCATCTTCCCGACAGGAGCTGTAATGCCTAATCGTTTGACCTGGTGCGACCTGCCTTCCGACGTTTCTCTCTGGCCAGGCCTGCCTCTTTCACTGAGCGGCGATGAAGTGATGCCGCTCGACTATCGCGCCGGGCGTACCGGCTGGCTGCTTTACGGGCACCAGCTTGATAAGGCGCGCCTGACGGCGTATCAACACCGTCTGGGCGCGGCGATGGTGATCGTCAGCGC
This DNA window, taken from Mixta gaviniae, encodes the following:
- the prfC gene encoding peptide chain release factor 3, coding for MSNTPFLQEVSRRRTFAIISHPDAGKTTITEKVLLFGQAIQTAGTVKGRGSNQHAKSDWMEMEKQRGISITTSVMQFPYRDSLVNLLDTPGHEDFSEDTYRTLTAVDCCLMVIDAAKGVEDRTRKLMEVTRLRDTPILTFMNKLDRDIRDPMELLDEVESELKIACAPITWPIGCGKLFKGVYHLYNDETYLYQSGKGHTIQDVRIVKGLDNPELDQAVGEDLAAQLRDELELVKGASHEFEQEAFLQGELTPVFFGTALGNFGVDHMLDGLVSWAPAPMPRQSDTRTVEASEEKFSGFVFKIQANMDPKHRDRVAFMRVVSGKYEKGMKLRQVRIGKDVVISDALTFMAGDRSHVEEAYPGDIIGLHNHGTIQIGDTFTQGENMKFTGIPNFAPELFRRIRLRDPLKQKQLLKGLVQLSEEGAVQVFRPLSNNDLIVGAVGVLQFDVVVARLKSEYNVEAIYESVNVSTARWVECSDVKKFDEFQRKNEINLALDGGDNLTYIAPTMVNLNLTQERYPDVVFRKTREH
- the osmY gene encoding molecular chaperone OsmY; the protein is MNKTKIAKTLMAVMVGSALLSGSALADESVSQKTQNTADSAGSKIDSSMKKVDGFMDDSGITAKAKAALVDDETIKSTDISVETEKGVVTLSGFVASQDQAEKAVAVVKKVEGVKSVNDKLHVKDSEKQSVSGYAGDAATTSEIKAKLLADDIVPSRKIKVETTNGVVQLSGAVENQAQSERAESIAKAIEGVKSVKNDLQVKK
- a CDS encoding DUF1328 domain-containing protein gives rise to the protein MFRWGIIFLVIALIAAALGFGGLAGTAAWAAKIVFVVGIILFLVSLFTGRKRP
- a CDS encoding CsbD family protein — protein: MNSDIVAGKWKQWKGQMALMWAEWFDSDDAWMSGNNDWLSGILQEDYGREQYEATPEKDPR
- a CDS encoding patatin-like phospholipase family protein, encoding MGTRIPVTPGNIEALAQRPFNPGKLALVCEGGGQRGIFTAGVLDAFQRARFNPFQLYLGTSAGAQNLSAFVCGQPGYARRVITRYTTSKLFFDPLRFARGGHLIDLDWLTAITSQELPLAMTQAEQLLADGREFYMCACRSDDYSARYFAPDSANWLEIIKASSAIPGFYRSGIALEEGSYLDGGITDAIPVREAARRGADTIVVIRTVPSQMFYTPGWIKRMERWFTGSPWVNLLQQHEKSYHEIQQFIEQPPGDLRIIEIYPPHPLASSALGSRLRALNQDYHLGRRCGRYFLATLGQWLNPGDALASPVIITPPAPVANEPAHLPISLNEVVNKNAENDADYDKGSLA
- a CDS encoding TatD family hydrolase, with the translated sequence MRFIDTHCHFDFPPFSGNETESLALAAQAGVERIIVPAIDATRFARVLQLSRQHPPLYAALGLHPIVIAQHSEASLEQLEQCLRQRPEKLVAIGEIGLDLYMTDPCFDRQQHFLDAQLRLARDYDLPVILHSRRTHDKLAMHLRRLEVPRRGVVHGFAGSLQQAQAFIAAGYAIGVGGTITYPRASKTRETIARLPLSALLLETDAPDMPLNGFQGEPNRPERVRNVWQTLCELRDEAPEEIAGILAANSERLFRLR
- the deoC gene encoding deoxyribose-phosphate aldolase, which codes for MTDVTAAALRALKLMDLTTLNDDDTDAKVIALCHQAKSPAGNTAAICIYPRFIPVARKALREQGTPDIRIATVTNFPHGNEDIDIALAETRAAIAYGADEVDVVFPYRALMAGDADTGFKLVKACKDACAAANVLLKVIIETGELKEEALIRQASEIAIDAGADFIKTSTGKVPVNATPDVAKIMMEVIRDKGVKDRVGFKPAGGVRTAEDAALYLQLADDILGSDWADARHFRFGASSLLASLLNAAGYQSARSTSSY
- the deoA gene encoding thymidine phosphorylase, giving the protein MFLPQEIIRKKRDGHALSEEEIRFFINGVRDNSVSEGQIAALAMTIFFHDMTLPERVALTMAMRDSGTVLNWQALNLNGPVVDKHSTGGVGDVTSLMLGPMVAACGGYVPMISGRGLGHTGGTLDKLEAIPGFDIFPSDARFREMIKQNGVAIIGQTNSLAPADKRFYATRDITATVDSIPLITASILAKKLAEGLDALVMDVKVGSGAFMPTFALSEQLAQAIVGVANGAGCKTTALLTDMNQVLASSAGNALEVREAVLFLTGSYRNPRLLEVTMALCSEMLLSGGLAKDDAEARQKLQQVLDNGRAAEVFARMVAAQSGPNDFIEQMDRYLPAPMLSKAVYADAPGIVTAMDTRALGMAVVALGGGRRRASDAIDYSVGFSEMAQLGDRADSQRPLAVIHADSEERWQEAAQAVKAAITLGAEPPAATPVIYRRIS
- the deoB gene encoding phosphopentomutase, whose protein sequence is MKRVFIMVLDSFGIGASKDAEKFGDAGSDTLGHIAKACFNGEADEGRKGPLHLPNLTALGLGKAAEASTGTFPPGLDPNAEIIGAYAYASELSSGKDTPSGHWEIAGVPVLFDWGYFSDTENSFPQALLDKLVERADLPGYLGNCHSSGTVILDKLGEEHMKTGKPIFYTSADSVFQIACHEETFGLQRLYDLCEIAREELDKGDYNIGRVIARPFVGDKAGNFQRTGNRHDLAVEPPSPTILKKLVEEKQGNVISVGKIADIYAHVGITKKVKATGLDALFDATVKEMAEAPDNAIVFTNFVDFDSTWGHRRDVAGYAGGLELFDRRLPELMALVKEGDILILTADHGCDPTWHGTDHTREHIPVLIYGPGVKPGSLGYRETFADIGQTVAKYFGLSDMEYGKSML
- the deoD gene encoding purine-nucleoside phosphorylase, with the protein product MATPHINAEMGDFADVVLMPGDPLRAKHIAETFLEDAVEVNNVRGMLGYTGTYKGRRISVMGHGMGIPSCSIYAKELITEFGVKKIIRVGSCGAVRADVKLRDVVIGMGACTDSKVNRMRFKDHDFAAIADFEMVRNAADAAKALGIEARVGNIFSADLFYTPDPHMFDVMEKYGILGVEMEAAGIYGVAAEFGAKALTICTVSDHIRTHEQTTAAERQTTFSDMIKIALESVLLGDNA
- a CDS encoding YtjB family periplasmic protein, encoding MAKSRLKFRLHRTVIVLICLTLLVVLMQGASWFSLGHQMARSGQVEDLARTLTRQVAFTLTPLMDNEDENRSQIAAILKQMTENSRILDASVYDSEGSLVARSGEGISVRDRLALDGKRAGSYFNHQLVQSLDNSDGPQGFLRVTLDTHVLVTEAKQVDNTTNILRLMMLLALAIGIILTRTLLRDRRTRWQQSPFLLTASTPVKEDNDEQDEAPAAEKP